A genomic region of Christiangramia sp. OXR-203 contains the following coding sequences:
- a CDS encoding protein-disulfide reductase DsbD family protein, with product MHISLGHFKKGLFLFCLLFTIGATAQIQDPVKWTSEVEKVSENEYDLIFEASIQNKWHLYSQTQPEGAVNSTVFTFEDQNAAYELVEETKESESITEFDKVFETDLSYFLDEATFTQRVRVIDTTLSTIIARIEYQACDDEACIFDSKKFTFQLKEGANPTKLDLEETDNLDAEEKRSFWGIFIIAFLSGFAALLTPCVFPMIPMTVSFFTKQSKSRAAGIRNAIFYGISIVVIYVLLGSLVTLIFGADSLNALSTNVWFNMIFFILLVVFAMSFMGAFEIVLPSSWGTRIDSKADRGGLVGIFFMALALAIVSFSCTGPIVGTLLVEAASKGGIAPIIGMLGFSLAIALPFALFAAFPGWMNSLPKSGGWLNTVKVVLGFLELALAFKFLSNADLVLQLHFLEREVFLAIWIAIFAVLALYLFGKLRLPHDSPLEFISVGRLLLGIIVLTFTIYLIPGLWGAPLKIISGFPPPLQYSESPDGIGSSGGLNSNVNSNLPEGADYGPHDLVSFHDYEQGMAYAEKQNLPVLLDFTGHACVNCRKMEERVWSEDEVLNLLKNDIVLISLYVDDQRDLPEHEQYVSEATGKEIETIGNKWSDFQITNYKANAQPYYVLLDNEGNKLNDPIAYEPDADKYLQWLKNGVNNFYDDESVDNLNENSSSIFQ from the coding sequence ATGCATATTTCTTTAGGACATTTTAAAAAAGGTCTGTTTCTATTCTGTTTATTATTTACCATTGGCGCGACCGCTCAAATCCAGGATCCGGTAAAATGGACTTCTGAAGTTGAAAAAGTTTCAGAGAACGAATACGATCTTATATTTGAAGCCAGCATTCAAAATAAGTGGCATTTATACTCACAAACTCAGCCTGAAGGAGCTGTAAATTCTACGGTGTTTACCTTCGAAGACCAAAATGCTGCCTATGAACTAGTAGAGGAAACCAAAGAGAGTGAGTCAATTACTGAATTTGACAAGGTATTTGAAACAGATCTCAGCTATTTTCTGGACGAAGCAACATTTACTCAGCGTGTACGGGTTATCGATACCACCTTATCCACTATAATTGCCAGGATCGAATACCAGGCCTGCGATGATGAAGCCTGTATATTTGACTCGAAAAAATTTACTTTTCAGCTAAAGGAAGGCGCTAATCCGACAAAGCTTGACCTTGAAGAAACAGATAATCTTGATGCTGAAGAAAAACGTTCTTTCTGGGGAATATTTATTATAGCTTTCCTATCAGGATTTGCAGCTCTGCTTACACCATGCGTTTTCCCAATGATTCCTATGACAGTAAGCTTTTTCACCAAGCAGTCGAAATCACGTGCAGCTGGAATAAGAAATGCTATTTTCTACGGAATTTCCATCGTTGTTATCTATGTACTTCTAGGCTCATTGGTCACCCTCATCTTTGGAGCTGATAGTCTGAATGCTTTATCCACCAATGTGTGGTTTAACATGATATTTTTTATACTTCTTGTGGTTTTCGCAATGTCCTTTATGGGAGCTTTTGAGATCGTACTGCCAAGTAGTTGGGGAACAAGGATCGACTCAAAAGCAGATAGAGGTGGATTAGTTGGAATATTTTTTATGGCGCTGGCCTTAGCGATCGTTTCATTTTCATGTACTGGGCCAATTGTGGGAACTTTGCTGGTGGAAGCGGCTTCAAAAGGAGGTATTGCACCAATTATAGGGATGCTCGGATTTTCACTGGCAATCGCCCTTCCATTTGCTTTGTTCGCGGCCTTCCCGGGCTGGATGAACAGCTTGCCCAAATCTGGTGGTTGGTTAAATACGGTCAAGGTAGTATTGGGATTCCTTGAATTGGCACTGGCATTTAAATTTCTTTCGAATGCAGATCTGGTCTTGCAGTTGCATTTTCTCGAAAGAGAGGTGTTCCTGGCCATTTGGATAGCGATCTTTGCTGTACTTGCTTTGTATCTCTTCGGAAAATTACGTTTACCACATGATTCTCCACTCGAATTTATATCTGTTGGAAGATTATTATTAGGAATTATAGTTCTAACATTTACCATTTATTTGATCCCTGGCTTATGGGGAGCACCTTTAAAGATCATTAGTGGTTTTCCTCCGCCATTGCAATACAGTGAATCACCGGATGGTATAGGAAGTTCCGGAGGACTTAATTCGAACGTTAACTCCAACCTTCCTGAAGGAGCTGATTATGGACCTCATGATCTGGTTAGCTTCCATGATTATGAACAGGGAATGGCGTATGCAGAAAAGCAGAATTTACCAGTGCTTCTTGATTTTACAGGGCATGCTTGTGTAAATTGTAGAAAGATGGAAGAAAGAGTGTGGAGCGAAGATGAAGTGTTGAATTTACTTAAGAACGATATCGTATTGATTTCTCTTTATGTAGATGATCAAAGGGATCTTCCTGAGCATGAACAATATGTTTCTGAAGCTACTGGTAAGGAAATTGAAACCATAGGAAATAAATGGAGTGATTTCCAGATCACAAACTATAAGGCAAATGCGCAACCATATTATGTATTACTTGACAATGAAGGCAATAAATTAAATGATCCCATTGCTTACGAACCAGATGCTGATAAATATTTACAGTGGCTAAAGAATGGGGTGAATAATTTCTATGATGATGAATCAGTGGATAATTTGAATGAAAACTCTTCATCTATTTTTCAGTAA
- a CDS encoding SDR family oxidoreductase: MMNEKDRVAVITGASSGIGKAIAIKLSNKNFTVVLASRSVLEMEKIQQELPGESMVVELDVTSTESVTKAFGKVDEKYGRIDILVNSAGIMPLTYLKNRHLDEWLSTIEVNVQGTLRCIYSVLPLMKKQEDGHIINIASVDGKEIFAGGAVYGASKAAIIELSKAMRMELSPEFNIRVTAVEPGTVDTNLRDGITDTELLEDKDYGGDEPMLDPASIANAVYYAVSQPASVNVNELLVKPTGKA, from the coding sequence ATGATGAATGAAAAGGATCGAGTAGCAGTTATCACGGGAGCCAGTAGCGGAATTGGCAAAGCGATCGCGATAAAATTATCTAATAAAAATTTCACCGTAGTGCTTGCGAGCAGAAGTGTTCTTGAAATGGAAAAAATTCAGCAGGAACTGCCAGGTGAATCTATGGTAGTGGAACTGGATGTCACCAGCACAGAAAGTGTCACCAAGGCATTTGGTAAAGTTGACGAAAAATATGGCCGAATAGATATTCTGGTTAATTCTGCAGGGATTATGCCACTCACCTACTTAAAGAACCGACATCTGGATGAATGGTTGTCTACTATAGAGGTGAATGTTCAGGGTACACTTAGATGTATTTACTCTGTTCTACCACTTATGAAAAAACAGGAAGATGGTCATATTATAAATATCGCCAGTGTGGATGGAAAGGAAATTTTTGCCGGTGGTGCCGTCTATGGAGCGTCTAAAGCTGCGATCATCGAACTCAGTAAGGCAATGAGAATGGAACTTTCTCCCGAATTCAATATTCGGGTTACTGCGGTCGAACCGGGTACTGTGGACACCAACTTAAGAGATGGAATTACAGATACTGAATTACTGGAAGATAAGGACTACGGAGGTGATGAACCCATGCTCGATCCTGCTAGCATAGCAAATGCAGTATATTACGCGGTTTCACAACCAGCTTCTGTAAATGTGAATGAGCTTTTAGTGAAACCAACCGGAAAAGCATAG
- the topA gene encoding type I DNA topoisomerase, whose product MAKNLVIVESPAKAKTIEKFLGSDYKVASSFGHIADLPTKEIGVDTEGDFTPKYIVSKDKKDVVKKLKSLAKTAEMVWLASDEDREGEAIAWHLAEELKLEDDKTKRIVFHEITKSAILKAIDNPRKIDYNLVNAQQARRVLDRLVGYELSPVLWRKVKGGLSAGRVQSVAVRLIVEREREIQDFTAQASYRIDAEFSTEEGKSFKAKIPKNFDTKEEAEQFLKDNLGASFKVSDLTTKPAKKTPAPPFTTSTLQQEAARKLYFSVSKTMTMAQRLYEAGHITYMRTDSVNLSEEARKGAKEEIEKAYGDKYAKARQFKGKSKGAQEAHEAIRPTSFKKHTISGDRDQQRLYELIWKRAIASQMSDAQLERTNVKIEADKHDNQFSANGEVLKFDGFLKVYLEGSDDEDEEQSGMLPALKVSQALNNEYITATERFTRPPYRYTEASLVKKLEELGIGRPSTYAPTISTVQSRNYIEKGSVDGTEREYLQFTLKNQKVKEEKLTETVGSDKGKLVPTATGMVVNDFLVNHFSNILDYNFTARVEESFDNIAEGNEEWKSMMKNFYKDFHPHVQDVAQNAEREVGERILGEDPESGKPVSVRLGKFGPMVQIGSVEDEEKPRFASLSPDQSMETLTYEQAMDLFQLPKTLGEYKGESVEVNNGRYGPYVRFGKTFVSLEKGEDPLNVEFDRAMELIKEKEKADAPIYEYKDHPVQKGVGRFGPYLKWNGMFINVNKKYDFDNLSDKDIEQLIDDKIQKEKDKLIHHWEDEGIRVEKARWGRFNVIKGKAKVELPKTTNAQELTLEEVQDILEKSGKTKKKAVKKKPAKKKAATRKTTAKKTTTKKTTKKTSPKKK is encoded by the coding sequence ATGGCTAAGAATTTAGTGATTGTTGAGTCTCCTGCTAAGGCTAAAACCATTGAAAAGTTTCTAGGAAGCGATTATAAAGTTGCCTCCAGTTTTGGGCATATCGCCGATTTGCCTACTAAGGAAATAGGGGTTGATACCGAAGGAGATTTTACACCTAAATACATTGTATCTAAAGATAAGAAGGATGTCGTAAAAAAGCTTAAGAGTCTTGCTAAAACTGCTGAAATGGTATGGTTAGCAAGTGATGAGGATCGGGAAGGAGAGGCAATTGCCTGGCACCTTGCAGAGGAGCTCAAGCTGGAAGACGATAAAACTAAAAGAATCGTATTTCATGAGATCACCAAGTCGGCGATCCTGAAGGCGATCGATAATCCCAGGAAAATAGATTATAACCTGGTGAACGCTCAGCAGGCTCGTAGAGTTTTGGACAGACTGGTAGGTTATGAACTTTCACCAGTACTCTGGAGAAAAGTAAAAGGTGGCCTTTCGGCTGGTCGAGTACAATCTGTAGCAGTAAGATTGATCGTAGAGCGTGAAAGAGAAATTCAGGATTTTACCGCACAGGCATCTTATAGAATTGATGCTGAATTTTCTACGGAAGAAGGAAAGTCCTTTAAGGCTAAGATTCCGAAGAACTTCGATACAAAAGAAGAGGCAGAACAATTTCTGAAGGATAATCTAGGTGCAAGTTTTAAGGTTTCAGACCTTACTACGAAACCAGCCAAGAAAACTCCTGCGCCTCCATTTACAACATCAACATTGCAACAGGAGGCTGCAAGAAAACTATATTTTTCAGTAAGTAAGACCATGACCATGGCGCAGCGTTTATACGAAGCCGGTCATATTACTTATATGAGAACAGATTCTGTAAACCTTTCCGAAGAAGCCAGAAAGGGAGCTAAAGAAGAAATTGAAAAGGCTTACGGAGATAAGTACGCCAAGGCAAGACAGTTTAAGGGCAAATCCAAGGGAGCTCAGGAAGCTCACGAAGCCATTCGTCCTACAAGCTTCAAAAAACATACAATTTCCGGGGATCGTGATCAGCAAAGATTATATGAGCTGATCTGGAAAAGAGCGATTGCGTCACAAATGAGCGATGCACAGCTGGAAAGAACCAATGTGAAGATTGAGGCAGATAAGCACGATAATCAGTTTTCAGCCAATGGAGAGGTTTTAAAATTCGACGGATTCCTGAAAGTTTACCTGGAAGGTAGCGATGATGAGGATGAAGAACAAAGCGGAATGTTACCGGCTTTAAAGGTTTCACAGGCTTTAAACAACGAATATATCACTGCGACCGAAAGATTTACCAGACCTCCTTATCGTTATACGGAAGCTTCGCTGGTTAAAAAACTGGAAGAACTTGGTATTGGTAGACCTTCTACTTATGCGCCAACGATTTCAACCGTTCAGTCCAGGAATTATATTGAAAAAGGTTCTGTAGATGGAACCGAAAGAGAATATTTGCAATTCACTCTGAAGAATCAAAAGGTTAAGGAAGAGAAATTAACCGAAACCGTAGGTAGTGATAAAGGAAAACTTGTTCCTACTGCAACCGGGATGGTCGTAAATGATTTTTTAGTGAATCATTTTTCTAATATTCTGGATTATAATTTCACCGCTAGAGTAGAAGAGAGTTTTGATAATATTGCTGAAGGAAATGAAGAGTGGAAGTCCATGATGAAGAACTTCTATAAAGATTTCCATCCTCATGTTCAGGATGTTGCACAAAATGCCGAAAGAGAAGTTGGGGAAAGAATTCTGGGTGAAGATCCTGAAAGCGGTAAACCTGTAAGTGTGCGCCTTGGTAAATTCGGACCTATGGTGCAGATTGGAAGTGTGGAAGATGAGGAAAAGCCTCGTTTCGCCAGTTTGAGCCCGGACCAGAGTATGGAAACGCTAACTTATGAGCAGGCAATGGACCTGTTTCAATTACCAAAAACACTTGGTGAGTATAAAGGCGAAAGTGTAGAGGTGAATAATGGACGTTATGGACCTTATGTACGCTTCGGTAAAACCTTTGTTTCTCTTGAAAAAGGAGAAGATCCTTTAAATGTCGAGTTTGACAGAGCTATGGAGCTTATCAAAGAGAAGGAAAAGGCAGATGCTCCTATTTATGAATATAAGGATCATCCGGTTCAAAAAGGAGTTGGTAGATTCGGACCCTATTTAAAGTGGAATGGAATGTTCATTAATGTGAACAAGAAGTATGACTTTGATAACCTTTCAGATAAAGATATCGAACAATTGATCGATGATAAGATTCAGAAGGAAAAAGATAAGTTGATACACCACTGGGAAGATGAAGGAATTCGTGTGGAAAAAGCTCGTTGGGGAAGGTTTAATGTCATCAAAGGCAAAGCGAAGGTTGAGCTGCCTAAAACTACCAATGCCCAGGAATTAACCCTGGAAGAGGTGCAGGATATTCTGGAGAAAAGCGGTAAGACCAAGAAAAAGGCTGTTAAGAAAAAGCCGGCCAAGAAGAAAGCTGCGACCAGGAAGACGACTGCCAAAAAAACCACGACCAAGAAAACAACTAAAAAAACATCACCCAAAAAGAAATAA
- a CDS encoding formimidoylglutamase: MEFDFLSPVSEFLLDEITHLNAQTIGAQLKLHTSEQGLPDLDKVSVAIFGVRENRRAVREDSTPDFESLRSQLYSLYPGNWRLNLADLGDIQAGDSVEDTYYAVSNLCAELIKQDIIPVILGGSQDLIYAQYRAYDHLDQMVNLVNIDSKFDLGDADKPISNQSFVGKIVVDKPYNLFNYSTIGYQTYFNSQEEIELMERLFFEAYRLGEVTSNIGHMEPIMRNANLVGLDIRSIDSASANSDYFSSPNGFNGREICALSRYAGISDKVSSFGIYEYQNEMNKLTDTLVAQIIWYFIEGVNYRTNENTISAKKDFIKYQVPIDDEILVFFKSPVSGRWWIEIPFLNSVNNKLKRHTLLPCSEEDYLEACNQVIPERWYKAKRKNEV, from the coding sequence ATGGAGTTCGATTTTCTTAGTCCTGTATCAGAATTTTTACTGGATGAGATCACTCACCTGAATGCGCAAACCATAGGTGCTCAATTAAAACTCCATACCTCTGAACAGGGTTTACCAGATCTTGATAAGGTTAGTGTAGCCATATTCGGAGTAAGAGAGAATCGCCGGGCTGTTAGAGAAGATTCAACACCCGACTTTGAGAGTTTACGCAGTCAGTTATATAGTTTATATCCTGGAAATTGGCGTTTGAACCTGGCAGATCTGGGAGACATTCAGGCTGGAGATTCAGTTGAAGATACCTATTATGCAGTTTCAAACCTGTGTGCAGAACTAATTAAGCAGGATATAATTCCCGTGATTTTAGGTGGAAGTCAGGATCTCATTTATGCGCAGTATCGTGCATATGATCATCTTGATCAAATGGTGAATCTGGTAAATATCGATAGCAAATTTGATCTTGGTGACGCAGATAAACCTATTAGTAATCAGTCGTTTGTAGGAAAAATCGTCGTAGATAAGCCGTATAATTTATTTAATTATAGTACGATTGGTTATCAGACCTATTTTAACTCCCAGGAGGAAATAGAATTGATGGAGCGTTTGTTCTTTGAAGCGTATAGATTGGGGGAAGTGACTTCGAATATTGGTCACATGGAACCAATAATGCGAAATGCGAATCTCGTAGGTTTGGATATAAGATCTATAGACTCTGCATCAGCGAATTCAGATTACTTCAGTAGCCCTAATGGCTTTAATGGCAGGGAAATTTGTGCTTTATCACGATATGCAGGAATTAGTGATAAAGTGAGTTCATTTGGTATTTATGAATATCAGAATGAAATGAATAAACTCACTGATACGTTGGTAGCACAGATCATCTGGTATTTCATTGAAGGGGTGAATTACCGTACAAATGAAAATACTATTTCAGCGAAAAAAGATTTTATTAAGTATCAGGTTCCAATAGATGATGAAATCCTGGTATTCTTTAAGAGTCCTGTGAGCGGGCGCTGGTGGATCGAAATTCCTTTTTTAAATTCGGTCAATAATAAATTAAAAAGGCATACGTTATTACCTTGCAGTGAAGAAGATTATCTGGAAGCTTGCAATCAGGTAATCCCTGAACGGTGGTATAAGGCTAAAAGAAAAAACGAAGTATAA
- the gldK gene encoding gliding motility lipoprotein GldK, which produces MKKYISLIAVLALLSSCGGGDRGQLVGAEGKKWNPEKPYGMTLIPGGSFVMGKSDDDIAGQKNAPPKTVTVRSFYMDETEITNSEYRQFVDWVKDSVVRVELAKMAELQGATAGDNGIGEFAFVDAEEGNMTPYEEYMLNTYGQGGPSEDYSNRRLNKDVDIYWDTEDYPDVYYAEVMDSMYIPMDEVYNGQRTIDVKKLKFQYSYMDIQSAAKKQGDRSNYIKNEQVSVYPDTTVWIRDFNYSYNEPMHNDYFWHSAFDDYPVVGVSWKQARAFTQWRTKYHNDFRREKGDANVPSYRLPTEGEWEYAARGGLEGGTYPWGGPYTLNDRGCFMANFKPLRGDYAADQALYTVEAKSYDPNDYGLYNMAGNVGEWVDSSYDPGSYEYMSTMNPTVNNPQDMRKVVRGGSWKDVAYFLQVSSRDYEYMDSARSYIGFRTVQDYLGTDVTLNQSSK; this is translated from the coding sequence ATGAAGAAGTATATTTCGCTCATTGCTGTTCTGGCCTTGCTTTCAAGCTGTGGCGGTGGCGATCGTGGACAGCTAGTAGGTGCGGAGGGAAAGAAGTGGAATCCGGAGAAACCTTATGGTATGACATTAATTCCTGGTGGTTCGTTCGTCATGGGTAAATCTGATGATGATATTGCCGGACAAAAGAATGCACCTCCGAAAACTGTGACTGTACGCTCATTTTATATGGACGAGACGGAGATCACTAATTCTGAATATCGGCAATTTGTTGATTGGGTGAAAGATTCTGTAGTTAGAGTAGAGCTTGCAAAAATGGCGGAATTGCAAGGAGCTACTGCCGGAGATAATGGTATTGGTGAGTTTGCCTTTGTAGACGCTGAAGAAGGGAATATGACTCCTTACGAAGAGTATATGTTGAATACTTACGGTCAGGGTGGTCCATCTGAAGATTATTCGAATAGAAGGCTTAATAAGGATGTTGATATCTACTGGGACACTGAAGATTATCCGGATGTCTACTATGCTGAGGTGATGGATTCGATGTATATCCCAATGGATGAAGTGTACAATGGACAGAGAACTATTGATGTCAAAAAATTAAAATTCCAGTATTCTTACATGGACATTCAGTCTGCCGCCAAAAAGCAGGGTGACCGTAGTAATTATATCAAGAATGAACAGGTTTCTGTTTATCCAGATACGACAGTTTGGATAAGAGACTTTAATTACTCATACAATGAGCCTATGCACAATGACTATTTCTGGCATAGTGCATTTGATGATTATCCGGTAGTAGGTGTTTCCTGGAAGCAGGCTAGAGCATTTACTCAATGGAGAACAAAGTATCATAATGACTTCCGAAGAGAAAAAGGCGATGCTAATGTACCTTCTTACAGACTCCCAACCGAGGGTGAGTGGGAATATGCTGCTCGTGGAGGTCTGGAAGGTGGAACTTATCCATGGGGTGGTCCCTATACTCTGAACGATCGAGGTTGTTTTATGGCTAACTTTAAGCCTCTGAGAGGTGACTACGCAGCAGATCAGGCTCTTTATACAGTTGAAGCTAAATCATATGATCCAAATGATTATGGATTATATAACATGGCGGGTAACGTAGGAGAATGGGTGGATTCAAGTTATGATCCCGGTTCTTACGAGTATATGTCTACAATGAACCCAACCGTGAATAATCCTCAGGATATGCGGAAGGTAGTAAGAGGTGGATCATGGAAAGATGTGGCTTACTTCTTACAGGTGAGCTCAAGGGATTACGAATACATGGATTCAGCAAGAAGCTATATTGGCTTTAGAACTGTTCAGGATTATCTTGGGACAGATGTTACGCTGAATCAATCCAGTAAATAA
- the gldL gene encoding gliding motility protein GldL has protein sequence MAKSRGAKRVTNMVYGLGASVVILGALFKIMHWPGGNEMLIAGLIVEALVFAYSAFEPIDDDLDWSLVYPELAGGTGAKRDAVVVEQKEAEASLSKKLDAMLKEAKLDADLMSSLGNSIRNFEGAAKGIAPTVDSMASQKKYSEELTVAAAQMETLNSIYKVQVESASKQAEVNQAVAENAGKLKAQMDSLANNMASLNNVYGGMLTAMNGKPRV, from the coding sequence ATGGCAAAATCAAGAGGAGCAAAACGGGTGACCAACATGGTGTATGGTCTTGGTGCATCTGTAGTTATATTAGGAGCGCTATTTAAAATTATGCACTGGCCGGGTGGTAATGAAATGCTTATTGCCGGTCTTATTGTAGAAGCATTGGTATTTGCCTATTCAGCTTTCGAACCAATTGATGATGATCTTGACTGGTCATTAGTATATCCGGAATTAGCTGGGGGAACAGGAGCCAAAAGAGATGCTGTTGTTGTTGAGCAGAAAGAAGCTGAAGCATCCTTGTCCAAGAAACTTGATGCCATGTTGAAAGAAGCAAAATTGGATGCAGATCTAATGTCTTCTTTAGGAAATAGTATTAGAAACTTTGAAGGAGCCGCAAAAGGAATTGCCCCAACAGTTGACTCAATGGCTTCTCAAAAGAAATACAGTGAAGAATTAACTGTCGCTGCGGCTCAAATGGAAACTTTGAATAGTATTTATAAAGTACAGGTTGAATCCGCTTCTAAACAGGCCGAAGTTAATCAGGCTGTTGCAGAAAACGCTGGTAAACTTAAAGCGCAAATGGATTCGTTAGCAAATAATATGGCTTCTCTAAACAATGTATATGGAGGAATGCTAACAGCTATGAATGGAAAACCAAGAGTCTAA
- the gldM gene encoding gliding motility protein GldM, with protein sequence MASGKQSPRQKMINLMYLVFIAMMALNMSKEVLTAFGMMNEKLSTANATAENRNAAYMAGLAEKVDEQPAKYTSIKEKADKIDELSAQLNDYIEGVKNNLTAEMEKEENGKWNYEEMDKSGQLDEMFFQSGRVSPAGEEFVNQIDTYREQVSAILEDKYPQLAANVRREFATKEVTDGDGVTKPWLYYNYQGFPLIASLTKMTQIQSDIKSTESEILSQMLSGQLQSDVSLSNYQAIVIPDKPAFFSGEEFSGKVVLGRFDNTLQFEKVTINGKEVENTQAGQVVLKFPAGNVGEQKITGELQYLENDSLKSIEISDSYNVIPLPNSAVISADKMNVVYRGVQNPMTISIPGVSSVSANAPGLRASGGAGSYMMDVTTLQSREVTISVSGELPGGKTVSDRKTFRVKDIPRPVGTIRGEDGSVSMQRNSLEIATVGANLPDFDFDLNLNVTGFKFKVPGQPTINVSGSRLDDRAKAALRRAGRGESVQIYDINASLQGNSSYKLKKVAPVVIELTN encoded by the coding sequence ATGGCATCCGGAAAACAATCGCCAAGGCAGAAGATGATTAACCTAATGTATCTGGTTTTCATCGCGATGATGGCACTAAATATGTCCAAAGAGGTTCTTACCGCTTTTGGAATGATGAATGAAAAATTGAGTACGGCAAACGCTACAGCAGAGAATAGAAATGCTGCATACATGGCCGGTCTTGCCGAGAAAGTAGATGAACAACCTGCTAAATACACCTCAATAAAAGAAAAAGCAGATAAGATCGACGAGTTATCCGCCCAACTCAATGATTACATTGAAGGAGTAAAGAATAATCTTACTGCTGAAATGGAGAAGGAAGAAAATGGGAAGTGGAATTATGAGGAAATGGATAAGTCTGGGCAGCTAGACGAAATGTTCTTCCAGAGCGGAAGAGTTTCTCCCGCTGGAGAGGAATTTGTAAATCAAATCGATACTTATCGCGAACAGGTTTCTGCAATCCTGGAAGACAAATATCCTCAACTTGCTGCTAATGTAAGAAGAGAATTTGCTACTAAAGAAGTTACAGACGGTGACGGTGTTACCAAACCGTGGTTATATTATAACTACCAGGGATTCCCTCTGATCGCATCTTTAACTAAAATGACTCAAATCCAGTCTGATATTAAAAGTACTGAAAGCGAAATTTTATCTCAAATGCTTTCTGGTCAGTTACAGAGCGATGTGTCATTAAGTAATTACCAGGCAATCGTTATTCCAGACAAACCGGCATTTTTTAGCGGTGAAGAATTTAGCGGTAAGGTAGTTCTTGGACGTTTTGATAATACATTGCAATTCGAGAAGGTAACTATCAATGGTAAAGAGGTTGAAAATACACAGGCCGGACAGGTTGTATTAAAATTCCCTGCAGGAAATGTAGGTGAGCAAAAAATCACGGGTGAACTTCAGTATCTTGAAAATGACTCTTTAAAAAGTATTGAGATATCAGATTCTTATAATGTAATTCCATTACCTAATTCAGCAGTAATCTCTGCAGATAAAATGAATGTGGTATATCGTGGAGTTCAGAACCCGATGACCATCTCAATTCCTGGTGTAAGCAGCGTTAGTGCAAATGCTCCGGGACTTAGAGCTTCAGGCGGCGCTGGGAGTTATATGATGGATGTTACTACTTTACAATCCAGAGAGGTTACAATTAGCGTGAGCGGTGAACTTCCAGGTGGTAAGACTGTTTCAGACAGAAAGACTTTCCGAGTTAAGGATATCCCTAGACCGGTTGGTACGATTCGTGGAGAAGATGGATCTGTATCTATGCAGAGAAATTCTTTGGAAATCGCTACAGTTGGAGCTAATCTTCCAGATTTCGATTTTGATTTAAATCTTAATGTTACAGGATTCAAATTCAAGGTACCTGGTCAGCCAACTATAAACGTTAGTGGTAGCCGACTTGATGACAGAGCTAAAGCGGCTTTAAGAAGAGCTGGTAGAGGTGAATCTGTTCAGATTTATGATATTAATGCTTCCCTTCAGGGGAACTCAAGTTATAAGCTTAAGAAAGTTGCGCCAGTCGTAATTGAGCTTACAAACTAA